Part of the Candidatus Margulisiibacteriota bacterium genome is shown below.
GGTCACGGCGCAAATATCGCCATACTGGATATGATGTTGAATGAAACCATAGATGAACTGAAAGCTAAAGGGGTGAAGGCCATTGGTATTCAAACCAATGTTACTCAACCGGATTCAGTAAACACTACTATAGATAAAGTTCTGCAGGAACTGGGCAGCATAGACATAGTGGTTAATAATGCCGGAATAACCAAAGATAATCTGGTTATGCGCATGAAGCAGGAAGAATGGGACGCGGTACTTGCTGTTAATTTAACTGGAGCTTTTAATGTCATAAAGGCCGTTACCAGACAGATGTTCAAACAAAAAAGCGGCAAGATTGTAAATGTCGCATCGGTAGTCGGTCTTATAGGAAATGTTGGCCAGGCCAATTATGCCGCCTCCAAGGCGGGGTTAATAGGTCTTACCAAAACTCTGGCCAGAGAATACGCTGCCAGAAATATTCAGGTTAATGCGGTGGCTCCGGGTTTTATAGACACGGATATGACCGCGAAATTACCGGAAGAAGTAAAAAAATATTTTATAGGCAATATTCCTGCCGGAACATTCGGAAAGCCGGAGGACGTGGCTAACGCAATATCATTTCTGGTTAGCCGGGAAGCGGACTATATCACCGGACAAGTAATAAATGTCGACGGTGGTATGGTTATGTAAAAGTTTTGTCATAATAAGGAGGTGAGAGGAATGAATGAACAGGAAATATATGAAAAAATAAAAGCAGTTGTTGTAGAACAGTTAGGGGTTAGCGAAAGTGAAGTGACTAAAGAAGCTTCTTTCGTAGAAGATTTAGGCGCGGATTCCTTGGATAGCGTTGAGTTGTTGATGGCTCTTGAAGAAGAATTCGGCACAGAAATATCTGATGAGGATTCTGAAAAATTAAAAACTATAGGTGATACCATCACTTATATTAAAGACAAATTAAAAAAATAAATTGTTAATGATTTAAGTTAAACCAGTTAACTATATTATGGGAGGTCTTGAAAATATGTTTTCAGTAATCATTTTTCAAGACCTCCTAAAAGAAAGTAAAGAATGAAATATAATCTGTTGAAGATAAAAAACCTCAAACCTGTAATTCCCATAATACAAGGTGGAATGGCTGTACGAGTGTCCACCGGGCGTTTAGCCGGGGCAGTAGCGGCCTGCAATGCTATCGGTACAATAGGCGGGTCAGGAATGAGCAATGAAGAATTAAAAGAAGAAATCGCCATTGCCCGGAAAATATCCGGAGGTAATGGTTTAATCGCTGTGAATATTATGGTCGCAGCTTCAGAATTTTTGGACCTGGTTAAAGTGTGTATCGATAGTAAAGTTGATTTGATATTTGCCGGAGCCGGTTTTTCTATGGATGTTTTTCGCATGTGCAAAGAAGCTGACATAGCTTTCGCTCCTGTGGTTTCATCTGTGAAAGCCGCAAAACTGGGTTTAAAAATGGGAGCGGATATGATAATTGTAGAAGGCAAGGAAGCCGGCGGTCATCTGGGAACAGATAGACCAATGAAAGAAATTCTCAAAGAAATTCTGGATGAAGTAAAAGGGAAAGTTCCTGTTATCGGTGCCGGCGGTGTTTTGTATGGTAAGGACATTTGTGAAGTTTTAAAAATGGGGGCCAGCGGAGTACAAATGGCAACCAGATTTGTAATGAGCGATGAGTGTAATGTTGATATAAAATTTAAACAGTACTATCTGGACCACACCAAAAAAGATATGAAAGTATT
Proteins encoded:
- the acpP gene encoding acyl carrier protein: MNEQEIYEKIKAVVVEQLGVSESEVTKEASFVEDLGADSLDSVELLMALEEEFGTEISDEDSEKLKTIGDTITYIKDKLKK
- a CDS encoding nitronate monooxygenase, translating into MKYNLLKIKNLKPVIPIIQGGMAVRVSTGRLAGAVAACNAIGTIGGSGMSNEELKEEIAIARKISGGNGLIAVNIMVAASEFLDLVKVCIDSKVDLIFAGAGFSMDVFRMCKEADIAFAPVVSSVKAAKLGLKMGADMIIVEGKEAGGHLGTDRPMKEILKEILDEVKGKVPVIGAGGVLYGKDICEVLKMGASGVQMATRFVMSDECNVDIKFKQYYLDHTKKDMKVFLSPVGYPGRAIMTKFLEKVEAGKIGQFPCKYICLKSCNRRFCIIEALKKAKNGEVDEGIVFTGERFDEIHDILPVKTIIDNLVKEMDEC
- the fabG gene encoding 3-oxoacyl-[acyl-carrier-protein] reductase: GHGANIAILDMMLNETIDELKAKGVKAIGIQTNVTQPDSVNTTIDKVLQELGSIDIVVNNAGITKDNLVMRMKQEEWDAVLAVNLTGAFNVIKAVTRQMFKQKSGKIVNVASVVGLIGNVGQANYAASKAGLIGLTKTLAREYAARNIQVNAVAPGFIDTDMTAKLPEEVKKYFIGNIPAGTFGKPEDVANAISFLVSREADYITGQVINVDGGMVM